In a single window of the Thunnus maccoyii chromosome 7, fThuMac1.1, whole genome shotgun sequence genome:
- the mier2 gene encoding mesoderm induction early response protein 2, whose protein sequence is MKMAAQSHTASELPLEELLALYGYTVSDPEKETCHLTASLPDMTLDKDQITEDLFPGEEEEESSADDLTPSVTSNTSDLLRRLQGGDKDTLVSSSDEDSDDASIPSNEEHKEIMVGSMYQAKIPPLSPYTYQERAYNSEDQLLWRPGELSVQEVENFLLNAQRPHGQEGSAYTQMHGDTVRDNEQALYELVKCNFNAEEALRRLRFNVKVFSEELCAWSEEECRNFEHGYRVYGKNFHLIQANKVRTRSVGECVEYYYMWKKSDRHEYFTQQTTRLSRKKYSLQSGSTEDGDQDGEVGEMEGRNNSPGLLSHGSMGPGKLESPLPPQSSLDLDKQDGELVTGLSELCGDRCPQQLFGCPFSLPPMDDLRDPDSGSCCPSARARLQSQPSPQSSQCTCGGPPSCHDDHCLRGPCFFQLHMRGGPFVSEGPDCGAAGGVTDSPHRLQVEFSLPCSSPPSSAVLPSHLQAFGSLLHPSPIQHPRSLTQ, encoded by the exons ATGAAGATGGCAGCGCAATCCCACACT GCTAGTGAGCTTCCCttggaggagctgctggctcTGTATGGCTACACAGTGTCAGATCCAGAGAAGGAGACCTGTCACCTGACTGCCAGCCTGCCAGACATGACACTGGACAAG GATCAAATAACTGAGGACCTCTTTCctggggaggaggaagaggaatcaTCAGCCGATGATCTCACCCCCTCAGTCACCTCAAACACCTCAGATCTGCTCCGCCGCCTGCAAG GTGGAGACAAAGACACATTAGTCAGCTCATCAGATGAGGACTCCGATGATGCCTCTATTCCCTCCAATGAAGAACACAAG GAGATCATGGTTGGCTCTATGTACCAGGCAAAAATCCCTCCACTCAGTCCGTATACCTACCAAGAGAGAG CCTACAACAGTGAGGACCAGTTGTTGTGGAGGCCAGGGGAACTGTCGGTGCAGGAAGTGGAGAACTTTTTGCTGAATGCACAGAGACCACATGGCCAGGAGGGGTCAGCCTACACACAAATGCACGGAGACACTGTCCGAGACAACGAACAG gcACTGTATGAACTCGTGAAATGCAACTTTAATGCAGAAGAGGCACTGAGACGATTACGCTTCAATGTGAAAGTGTTCAGTG AAGAGCTGTGTGCCTGGAGTGAGGAGGAGTGTAGGAACTTTGAACATGGCTATAGAGTTTACGGGAAAAACTTCCACCTCATTCAGGCTAATAAG GTACGAACCCGCTCTGTGGGGGAGTGTGTGGAGTATTACTACATGTGGAAGAAGTCTGACCGTCACGAGTACTTTACCCAACAAACCACCAGGCTAAGCCGCAAAAAATACAGCCTGCAATCAGGGAGCAC GGAGGATGGAGACCAGGATGGGGAGGTTGGGGAGATGGAGGGAAGAAATAATTCCCCTGGCTTGTTGTCTCACGGCTCCATGGGCCCTGGAAAGCTGGAGTCCCCGTTACCTCCACAGTCGAGCCTGGACCTGGACAAACAAG ATGGTGAGCTGGTGACGGGGCTGTCAGAGCTGTGTGGTGACAGATGTCCTCAGCAGTTGTTTGGCTGTCCCTTCTCTCTGCCACCCATGGACGACCTGCGGGATCCTGACTCAGGCAGTTGTTGTCCCTCAGCTCGAGCCCGACTCCAGTCCCAGCCTTCCCCACAGAGCTCCCAGTGTACCTGCGGGGGCCCTCCGTCCTGCCATGACGACCACTGCCTCCGGGGCCCCTGCTTCTTCCAGCTACACATGCGTGGTGGACCTTTTGTTTCAGAGGGCCCTGACTGCGGTGCAGCAGGTGGTGTGACTGACTCCCCCCACAGGCTGCAGGTGGAATTTAGCCTGCCGtgttcctctcctccctcatcTGCTGTCCTCCCGTCACACCTCCAGGCATTTGGCAGCCTGCTGCACCCCTCTCCCATCCAGCATCCTCGCTCTCTCACACAATGA